A single Pseudodesulfovibrio aespoeensis Aspo-2 DNA region contains:
- a CDS encoding methylenetetrahydrofolate reductase, which translates to MRIPDLIGSLSRPFVSIELLPPRREAELAGFGQAVQALKGMKPLFAAVTCGAGGRGAVGTLETARDLAEDHGFTVMPHLTCVHVPPAALPGQLDALRTCGIRNVLAVRGDFPAGMEPVSKGFRHASDLVARVRQLAPDMAVGVAAYPDGHPDSRSILEDIGFLRFKLDQGASFAVTQLFFDNRRYFDMVDRLAAMGCTKPIIPSILPIRSLGQIKRVMELCDAPVPGTLLADIEAAHAKDGDAGVRRYGVAQAASQLSELLEQGAPGVHLYPFNRADMCLEVVQRAGLLP; encoded by the coding sequence GTGCGTATTCCCGATCTGATCGGTTCCCTGTCCAGGCCGTTTGTCTCCATCGAGCTGCTGCCGCCGCGCCGCGAGGCGGAGCTGGCCGGGTTCGGCCAGGCGGTGCAGGCCCTCAAGGGCATGAAGCCGCTGTTCGCGGCCGTGACCTGTGGTGCGGGCGGGCGCGGGGCCGTTGGCACCCTGGAGACGGCGCGCGACCTGGCCGAGGACCACGGGTTCACGGTCATGCCGCACCTGACCTGTGTGCATGTGCCGCCCGCGGCCCTGCCCGGCCAGTTGGACGCGCTGCGTACCTGCGGCATCCGGAACGTGCTGGCCGTGCGCGGCGATTTTCCGGCAGGCATGGAGCCTGTGTCCAAGGGCTTCCGCCACGCCTCGGATCTGGTGGCCAGGGTGCGCCAGCTGGCCCCGGACATGGCCGTGGGCGTGGCCGCCTACCCGGACGGCCACCCGGATTCGCGCTCCATCCTCGAAGACATCGGGTTCCTGCGCTTCAAGCTCGACCAGGGCGCGAGCTTTGCCGTGACCCAGCTCTTCTTCGACAACCGCCGCTATTTCGACATGGTGGACCGGCTGGCTGCCATGGGCTGCACCAAGCCGATCATCCCGAGCATCCTGCCCATCCGCAGCCTGGGCCAGATCAAGCGGGTCATGGAGCTGTGCGACGCGCCCGTGCCGGGCACACTGCTGGCCGACATCGAGGCAGCCCACGCCAAGGATGGCGACGCGGGCGTGCGCCGGTATGGCGTGGCCCAGGCCGCGTCCCAACTGTCCGAGCTGCTGGAGCAGGGCGCGCCGGGTGTCCACCTCTATCCCTTCAACCGGGCCGACATGTGCCTGGAGGTGGTACAGCGGGCCGGGCTGTTGCCCTGA